Proteins encoded in a region of the Scyliorhinus torazame isolate Kashiwa2021f chromosome 1, sScyTor2.1, whole genome shotgun sequence genome:
- the LOC140409089 gene encoding dual specificity protein phosphatase 18-like has protein sequence MNPHSTVKSISSLHSVQPTPRLWGLALITRNLYLSNAVASHNQSLLQASGVTCIINVTPEVISSMFPGIEYINIPVADSPSAQLKEYFDMVADKIHLVESLRGRTLLHCAAGVSRSPTLCLAYLMKYHQMSLLGAHAWLKARRPIIRPNSGFWKQLIEYEDGLFGKTSIKMVMSPLGVIPDIYEEETRGMIPC, from the coding sequence ATGAATCCACACTCAACAGTGAAAAGCATTTCATCACTTCACTCTGTGCAGCCCACACCAAGACTCTGGGGTCTGGCTCTGATCACACGCAATTTATATTTAAGCAATGCTGTTGCTTCACACAACCAGAGTCTCCTGCAGGCCAGTGGAGTCACATGTATAATCAATGTGACCCCAGAGGTGATCAGTTCCATGTTTCCCGGCATTGAGTATATTAATATTCCTGTTGCAGATTCTCCCAGTGCGCAGTTAAAGGAGTACTTTGACATGGTGGCGGACAAAATCCATCTGGTTGAAAGCTTGCGTGGGCGCACACTGCTGCACTGTGCTGCAGGGGTCAGCAGATCCCCCACTTTGTGCCTTGCTTACCTCATGAAGTACCACCAAATGTCTCTGCTTGGTGCTCATGCCTGGCTGAAGGCACGCAGGCCTATAATCAGGCCAAATAGCGGATTCTGGAAGCAGCTGATTGAGTACGAAGATGGGCTCTTTGGAAAAACTAGCATCAAAATGGTGATGTCACCACTGGGGGTTATCCCAGACATATATGAAGAAGAAACAAGAGGAATGATTCCTTGTTGA